Within Thermus antranikianii DSM 12462, the genomic segment CACCCACTACTCCTACGCCCTTCTGGACGCCATACGGGCCCAGCCCCTCCCCGTGGTGGAGGTGCACCTCTCCAACCTCCACGCCCGCGAACCCTTCCGCCAGCACTCGGTCACCGCGGGAGCCTGCCGGGGCATGATCTCCGGATTTGGGGTGCTCTCCTACAAGCTGGCCCTGGTCTACCTGGCGGAGGTCCTCGAGGTGGGCCATCCTTAGAAAACCTCCTCGGTTCGGGTGCCCGGTTCTCAAGGCCGGCTCACCTGATATACTGAAAAAGGGCTTTGGCCTGAGAGGAAGAGTATGCCTGAAACGGTCTTCCCTGTAGAAATCACAGAAGAACTTAAACAAAGCTTCATCAACTACGCCATGTCCGTCATCGTGGACCGGGCCCTGCCCGACGTGCGGGACGGGCTCAAACCGGTCCAGAGGCGGATCCTCTTCGGCGCCTACCAGGAGGGGGTGCTCCCGGGCCGGAAGCACGTGAAAAGCGCCAAGATCGTGGGCGAGGTTATGGGCAAGTACCACCCCCACGGGGACGCCGCCATCTACGACGCCCTGGCCCGTCTGGCCCAGCCCTGGAACCTGCGCTATCCCCTGGTGGATGGCCAAGGGAACTTCGGCTCCTTGGACGGGGACCCCCCGGCGGCCCAGCGTTACACCGAGGCCAGGCTCTCCCCCCTGGGGGCGGAGATGCTTCTGGACATCGACAAGGAGACCGTGGACTTCCGCCCCAACTACGATGGCTCCCTTAAGGAGCCCGAGGTCCTCCCCTCCGCCATCCCCAACCTCTTGGTGAACGGGGCGAGCGGCATCGCCGTGGGCATGGCCACCAGCCTTCCTCCCCACAACCTCTCCGAGGTGGTGGACGCCCTGGTGGCCATGATCGACAACCCCGGGATCACCCTCGAGGAGGTCATGCGCTACCTCCCCGGCCCCGACTTCCCCACCGGGGGGAAGCTCTCCCGGAAAGGCATCCAGGAGGCCTACGCCACGGGACGGGGAAGCCTCAAGGTACGCGCCAAGGTACGCATCGAGGAGAAGGGCCAAAGGCCCATGTTGGTGGTCACGGAAATCCCCTACCAGGTCAACAAGGCGAGCCTCATCGCCCAGATCGCCGCCCTGGTCAAGGCTAAGAAGATCGAGGACATCGTGGCCCTGAGGGACGAGTCCGACCGCCAGGGCCTGCGCATCGCCATAGAGCTCAAGCGGGGAGCGAGCCCCCAGGTGGTCCTGAACCAGCTTTACAAGCACACCGCCTTGCAGACCTCCTTCACGGTGAACCTCCTGGCCATCGTGAACGGGGAGCCCAAGGTCCTCTCCCTCCTTTCCCTCATGCGTCACTACCTGGACCACCGCAAGGAGGTGGTGCGCCGGCGAAGCCTCTTTGACCTCAAGAAGGCCGAGGAGCGGGCCCATGTTCTGGAGGGCCTCCTCATCGCCCTGGACCACATCGACGAGGTCATCGCCTTGATCCGGGCCTCCCAGGATGCGGGGGAAGCCCGAACAGGGCTCATGGAGCGCTTTGGCCTCAGCGACATCCAGGCCCAGGCCATCCTGGACATGCGCTTGCAACGCCTGGTGGCCCTGGAACGGGAAAAGCTCTTAGAGGAGTACCGGGAGCTCATGGAGGAGATCGCTCGGCTTAAGGCCATCCTCGAGGAGGAGGAGCGGCTTTGGGCCGAGGTCAAGAAGGACCTCCTTAGGGTCAAGGAGAAGTACGGGGATGCCCGGCGCACGGTGATCACCGAGTTCGAGGAAAGCTTCAACCCCGAGGACCTCATAGAGGACGAACCCATGGTCATCACCCTCACCGCCCAGGGCTTCCTAAAGCGCCTTCCCCTGGAGAGCTACCGGGCCCAGGGGCGGGGGGGAAAGGGGCTGATCGCCGGCAAGACCAAGGAGGAGGACGAGGCCATCCAGGTCTTCGTGGCCCAGGCCCATGAGGACCTCCTCCTCTTCACCAACCGGGGCCGGGTCTACCGCCTGAAGGTCTACGAGCTACCGGAGATG encodes:
- the gyrA gene encoding DNA gyrase subunit A, which produces MPETVFPVEITEELKQSFINYAMSVIVDRALPDVRDGLKPVQRRILFGAYQEGVLPGRKHVKSAKIVGEVMGKYHPHGDAAIYDALARLAQPWNLRYPLVDGQGNFGSLDGDPPAAQRYTEARLSPLGAEMLLDIDKETVDFRPNYDGSLKEPEVLPSAIPNLLVNGASGIAVGMATSLPPHNLSEVVDALVAMIDNPGITLEEVMRYLPGPDFPTGGKLSRKGIQEAYATGRGSLKVRAKVRIEEKGQRPMLVVTEIPYQVNKASLIAQIAALVKAKKIEDIVALRDESDRQGLRIAIELKRGASPQVVLNQLYKHTALQTSFTVNLLAIVNGEPKVLSLLSLMRHYLDHRKEVVRRRSLFDLKKAEERAHVLEGLLIALDHIDEVIALIRASQDAGEARTGLMERFGLSDIQAQAILDMRLQRLVALEREKLLEEYRELMEEIARLKAILEEEERLWAEVKKDLLRVKEKYGDARRTVITEFEESFNPEDLIEDEPMVITLTAQGFLKRLPLESYRAQGRGGKGLIAGKTKEEDEAIQVFVAQAHEDLLLFTNRGRVYRLKVYELPEMGRQARGVHVKTLLPLAEEEEVAALLSVRGLDGEGYLVFATERGLVKRTALREYQNLGAAGLIAIRLLEGDRLIGVALSDPEDEAILATEEGQAIRFALEEVRATGRDSQGVTGIRFKKPGDRVVSLLTVKPGEMVDLLAVSTRGYGKRTPLAEYPLQGRGGMGVITYKVSTKVGRLAALLKVRGTEDLLVLSKKGLAIRTPVADIRQYSRDTAGVKVMNLPEDDEVVSAFAVEEEQ